The following proteins are encoded in a genomic region of Thalassophryne amazonica chromosome 5, fThaAma1.1, whole genome shotgun sequence:
- the LOC117509975 gene encoding C5a anaphylatoxin chemotactic receptor 1-like — MRLSNGTGFVSGGVPPSVVFDSPEDYFIFIFHLLFATCAFLFAGSVVVGISATRALHLQNRFIFMLNTSIADTLIGLSVYYLGLFDVQEGYPSRNSTYHVLPALLGINILVFLFAQFDRYFAVCHPFLYARFVSRQLVIAVNIYCWIHCYIQVILLNLLPTSTAIDLYVFSVVVLQFVVLTKVVMTVKLYLVARYQVDREPPSADKENKKESLRIIIFVVVSFLVLWSPSFVNIILRLLFRRGLTFRNEATNPFAIMARLNAVCTPAVYMRGSPALREAVIRTVWARVCPPWRTS; from the coding sequence ATGCGCCTCTCCAACGGCACGGGCTTTGTGAGCGGAGGCGTTCCTCCATCGGTGGTCTTCGACAGTCCCGAAGAttacttcatttttatttttcatcttttATTCGCTACATGTGCGTTTCTTTTCGCCGGCTCGGTGGTCGTCGGTATCTCGGCCACCAGAGCTCTGCATCTCCAAAACCGCTTCATTTTCATGCTGAACACCAGCATCGCCGACACGTTGATTGGATTGTCGGTCTATTATCTCGGTCTGTTTGACGTCCAGGAGGGATATCCATCGAGAAACAGCACGTATCACGTTTTGCCTGCACTTCTCGGCATCAATATATTGGTATTTTTATTCGCGCAGTTTGATCGATATTTTGCCGTGTGCCATCCGTTCCTCTACGCGCGCTTCGTCAGCCGGCAGCTGGTGATCGCTGTTAATATTTACTGCTGGATTCATTGTTACATTCAGGTCATCCTGTTAAATTTATTACCCACTTCCACGGCGATTGATTTGTACGTGTTCAGTGTGGTTGTGTTACAGTTCGTCGTGCTCACCAAAGTGGTGATGACCGTGAAGCTGTACCTTGTTGCCAGATACCAGGTGGACAGAGAGCCGCCGAGCGCAGACAAAGAAAACAAGAAAGAATCACTGAGAATCATCATTTTTGTTGTGGTCAGCTTCTTGGTGTTGTGGAGCCCCTCGTTTGTTAACATCATCCTCAGACTGCTCTTCAGAAGAGGACTGACTTTCAGAAACGAGGCCACCAATCCGTTCGCCATCATGGCGCGTTTGAACGCCGTGTGCACTCCTGCAGTGTACATGCGGGGGAGCCCGGCCCTGAGAGAGGCCGTGATTAGGACAGTGTGGGCCAGAGTGTGTCCACCGTGGAGGACGAGTTAA
- the LOC117510849 gene encoding protease-associated domain-containing protein 1-like, which produces MKKILLTSAVAFFLWSLFVHFSRTTGLGINELLYFRVISPEDIGYIFSAAPAKDFGGSFTSTYEEIFLVPADPADGCSDLKDQKIINGQVILVERGGCSFIQKAQHVEEAGGKAVIIADNVEDNDSQYLDMITDGSAAKPSIPALFLLGRDGMMIRRSLQRQALQWAVISIPVNVSSLASFPLKQPPWTLW; this is translated from the exons ATGAAGAAGATTCTTCTGACGTCAGCTGTGGCGTTTTTTCTTTGGAGTTTGTTTGTGCACTTTAGCCGTACGACAG GTCTTGGAATCAATGAGCTGCTATATTTTCGGGTCATCAGTCCAGAGGATATTGGGTACATATTCAGTGCTGCACCGGCGAAAGACTTTGGAGGAAGTTTT ACTTCAACGTATGAGGAAATTTTCCTGGTGCCAGCAGACCCAGCagatggctgctctgacctgaaGGACCAAAAAATTATTAATGGACAAGTAATCCTCGTAGAAAGAGG AGGTTGTTCCTTTATACAAAAGGCCCAGCATGTGGAGGAAGCAGGAGGCAAAGCTGTTATAATTGCAGATAATGTGGAGGATAACGACAGTCAGTATCTCGATATGATCACTGATGGGAGTGCTGCTAAACCGAGTATACCCGCACTCTTCCTGCTGGGACGTGACGG GATGATGATCAGACGGTCACTTCAGAGACAAGCACTGCAGTGGGCTGTCATTTCAATTCCTGTCAATGTTTCTTCTTTGGCTTCTTTTCCTCTTAAGCAACCCCCGTGGACACTGTGGTGA